From Salvelinus sp. IW2-2015 linkage group LG18, ASM291031v2, whole genome shotgun sequence, a single genomic window includes:
- the LOC139029099 gene encoding uncharacterized protein, with translation MGEAKYKYNGYVRSPEGATTPGITGSQKETGVRFKADCNLVKDEVRSSLQNRSIKIANCTSPPSTITSNAMRPQALPRPSLHQDPPVPQGEVTAVPLVNNRKGSLLPPGVGLGFGPHGGFRLSISGPGRGDTAGRALAEQSRLNRARSLPVKYCYHPSNASLHGHSSRACRLTPLAGCISPCQSLTPCTVTLRPSPACMQVSLSCC, from the exons ATGGGAGAgg CCAAATATAAGTATAATGGATATGTCAGATCAC CAGAGGGCGCTACAACACCAGGGATAACGGGAAGTCAAAAAGAGACCGGCGTTCGGTTCAAAGCAGATTGCAATTTAG TGAAGGATGAAGTTAGATCATCTTTACAAAACCGATCGATAAAAATTGCCAACTGCACCTCACCGCCCTCCACCATCACCTCTAATGCCATGCGCCCCCAAGCACTGCCTCGCCCCTCCCTCCACCAGGACCCCCCGGTCCCCCAGGGAGAGGTCACCGCCGTACCCCTCGTTAATAACCGTAAAGGAAGCCTGCTTCCTCCAGGGGTGGGGCTGGGTTTTGGGCCCCATGGGGGGTTCCGCCTCAGTATCTCAGGCCCCGGCAGGGGGGACACGGCGGGCAGGGCCCTGGCCGAACAGAGCAGGCTGAACCGGGCCCGCAGCCTGCCGGTGAAATACTGTTACCACCCCAGTAACGCATCTCTGCACGGCCACAGCAGCAGGGCCTGTAGGTTGACCCCCTTAGCAGGATGCATCAGTCCCTGTCAGTCCCTAACACCCTGTACTGTCACCCTGCGTCCGTCGCCTGCCTGCATGCAGGTTTCACTGAGCTGCTGCTAG